In Apium graveolens cultivar Ventura chromosome 10, ASM990537v1, whole genome shotgun sequence, the following are encoded in one genomic region:
- the LOC141691134 gene encoding uncharacterized protein LOC141691134, with protein sequence MQLEEEKLLAKSRSKRTRRDPNLELISYDEEEERQKDLKDMIYELQRKMDRDSGVDIGETLTPFSHSLEAIPRQRNLKHYNFDSFDGLGDPEEYLNYFEQIAQIYYYNDLTKSRFRANKMHEMHMCHLETIRQHDNESFSAYMRRFQEAINKVSNLDEREALSIFRRNLDLEHNERYIVELINKEPQSLAAAYSMASRFIKETDVLQAMRMTRNGGSRSKNTDDRLKGGYHQDMKFKQSDQIQEKQTTPVFQRLGPKQESNSDPGPAKQPREPKQEPNWTPLNMAREEILKEVKDKPFYYPPKPIQTPPESRPYNRQCNYHETHDHKTENCLSLKYFIEDQVKKGNMKKYLVRESNNRGKRKREERM encoded by the exons ATGCAGCTAGAAGAAGAGAAGCTACTGGCCAAGTCCAGGAGCAAGAGAACCCGGAGAGACCCTAATCTGGAGCTGATTTCttatgatgaagaagaagaaaggcAGAAGGACCTGAAAGATATGATCTATGAATTGCAAAGAAAGATGGACAGAGACTCAGGAGTGGATATTGGAGAAACATTAACTCCTTTCAGCCACTCCTTGGAAGCCATTCCCCGACAGCGAAACTTGAAgcattacaactttgactcctTTGATGGTCTAGGAGACCCGGAAGAGTACCTGAACTACTTTGAGCAAATAGCGCAGATATATTactacaatgacttgacgaaatcaag ATTTCGGGCAAATAAAATGcatgaaatgcacatgtgtcacctggagacaatccggcAGCATGACAACGAGTCCTTCTCTGCATACATGCGCCGGTTCCAGGAAGCTATCAACAAAGTTTCGAACTTGGATGAGAGGGAAGCTTTGAGCATTTTCAGGAGAAACTTGGACCTAGAGCACAACGAGAGATATATAGTGGAGCTAATCAATAAGGAGCCGCAAAGCCTGGCAGCAGCTTACTCTATGGCTTCCAGATTCATAAAGGAAACAGATGTGCTCCAGGCAATGAGGATGACCCGGAATGGGGGGTCCAGGAGTAAAAACACCGATGACCGActgaaagggggttaccatcaggataTGAAGTTCAAGCAAAGCGACCAAATCCAAGAAAAACAAACTACTCCGGTTTTCCAGAGACTTGGTCCTAAGCAGGAGTCAAACAGCGATCCAGGACCTGCAAAACAACCCCGGGAGCCGAAGCAAGAGCCGAactggactcctctcaacatgGCCCGGGAGGAAATCTTGAAAGAGGTAAAAGACAAGCCTTTCTATTATCCGCCGAAACCAATACAAACTCCTCCGGAGAGCAGACCTTACAATAGGCAGTGTAATTATCATGAGACCCATGACCACAAGACTGAGAACtgcttatcactcaagtacttcattgaggACCAAGTGAAGAAGGGGAATATGAAAAAATACTTAGTCCGAGAGAGCAACAATAGGGGGAAGCGCAAAAGAGAGGAAAGAATGTAG